In the Alteromonas sp. M12 genome, one interval contains:
- a CDS encoding DUF3019 domain-containing protein: protein MTIIVGIPKVWGAAPSWSVQPKVCIVENLGDTCEMALTLNFQNLQPGTYCYYQDQTRLSCWSGTAQQNTLVIRFNEDTVLYLKSENGTVILSHEMDIKARASKKQVRRVRQPWSLF, encoded by the coding sequence TTGACAATAATTGTCGGCATACCAAAAGTATGGGGGGCGGCACCCAGTTGGAGTGTTCAGCCTAAAGTATGCATTGTGGAAAACTTAGGTGACACCTGCGAAATGGCATTAACACTTAATTTTCAGAATTTACAACCAGGAACCTACTGCTATTATCAAGATCAAACGAGGTTAAGTTGCTGGTCAGGAACGGCGCAACAAAACACCCTTGTAATTCGTTTCAACGAAGATACTGTATTATATCTCAAGTCTGAAAATGGTACTGTCATTCTGTCCCATGAAATGGATATTAAAGCCAGAGCTAGCAAAAAGCAGGTTAGACGGGTTAGGCAACCTTGGAGTCTATTTTGA